In a genomic window of Gloeocapsopsis dulcis:
- a CDS encoding alkaline phosphatase D family protein produces the protein MNRYRINRRSFLKYATAGFAVSSIVSLRRASSSLKRANAAVNLQPVQVLPNNVTRTWIGQAFWANRLQDWRLHQGLIECLAGESGDEIRTVSLLTRELIPGATSAQMSVVARLLAKRGGGFCGFLIGGGGGQLDYRAAALVQKASGIGGGLLCTYETDGRVRFREHTSEQQPLQFTELPSEVGATNPPADLNEDVLLQLDISPQPNGKFHLQLTASHQKTGQILGRGTLKNVADSSICGSILLVSSPYTKQAGARYGFRDPRTGGSKIAVRPQNAVGPILGTMYSLNGKVLKVSAQFMPVGDTQPRVAQFQYRSANGTWQNGSQANIGPGYTALFRLTNWDSTKDWEYRIVYKYQTLTAYYNGIIRKDPVNKKSLTIGLVSCMIATARSLEGGVGKPELPNAELLGRYTAKNIYFPHTQLVQNIRRHQPDLLLFVGDQLYETRPTLKDAGKAPVLDYLYKWYLWYWSFRDLTRNTPTIVLVDDHDVFQGNIWGESGKPAPNNNENRGGYVHTSSFVNLAQRTQCGHNPDAYDPTPVLQNISVYYGAFRYGGVSFAILEDRKFKTASTTQPPVLLGERQEKFLAAWAQDKQGGRAKVCITQTVFGCLLTNTNRNPEINYDCNGFPQADRNRAIALLRNAGALVVSGDQHLASLVRHGINNFTDGVVQFSGPAGGALWQRWFQPTGLLANGGSTPYTGDFVDGFGNKMRVLAVANPKITQKYHVDNSSSKSRNVGDRKLKSEGYGIIRVNANEYVIECWPWNVDPTSKNAKQFPGWPYRLPFTQV, from the coding sequence ATGAATCGTTATCGAATAAATAGACGCTCATTTCTTAAATATGCGACTGCTGGATTTGCAGTTTCAAGTATTGTCTCCTTAAGAAGGGCAAGTTCTTCCTTAAAAAGGGCAAATGCTGCGGTTAACTTGCAGCCAGTGCAAGTGCTACCAAACAATGTCACACGAACCTGGATTGGACAAGCCTTTTGGGCAAATCGTTTGCAAGACTGGCGATTGCATCAAGGTTTGATCGAATGTCTGGCTGGAGAGTCTGGAGATGAGATCCGAACAGTTTCTCTTCTTACCCGCGAGTTAATTCCTGGTGCAACCTCAGCACAAATGAGCGTTGTTGCCAGACTATTAGCAAAGCGAGGCGGCGGCTTTTGTGGGTTTCTCATTGGAGGTGGTGGCGGGCAGCTTGACTACCGTGCGGCGGCGCTTGTACAGAAAGCATCTGGTATTGGCGGTGGTTTGCTTTGTACGTATGAAACTGACGGTCGCGTTCGGTTTCGCGAACACACTAGCGAGCAGCAACCCCTGCAGTTTACTGAGCTACCATCAGAAGTAGGAGCTACAAATCCACCAGCCGATCTCAATGAAGACGTCTTACTACAACTAGATATATCTCCTCAGCCTAATGGAAAATTCCACTTGCAACTGACCGCCTCGCACCAAAAAACAGGTCAGATCCTGGGACGAGGTACGTTAAAAAATGTTGCAGACTCTAGTATTTGTGGCAGCATCTTGCTCGTTTCTTCTCCTTACACTAAACAAGCAGGAGCAAGATATGGATTTCGCGATCCTCGCACGGGTGGAAGCAAGATAGCTGTACGTCCTCAAAATGCAGTTGGTCCGATTCTCGGAACGATGTATTCACTCAACGGTAAAGTTCTCAAAGTATCAGCTCAGTTTATGCCCGTCGGTGATACGCAGCCAAGGGTAGCACAATTTCAGTATCGCAGCGCCAACGGAACTTGGCAAAATGGTTCTCAAGCTAATATTGGACCAGGATACACGGCTCTGTTTCGCTTAACCAACTGGGACTCTACGAAAGATTGGGAATATCGAATTGTTTATAAGTATCAAACATTAACGGCATACTACAACGGTATTATCCGGAAAGATCCCGTAAATAAAAAATCGTTGACTATTGGGCTGGTTAGCTGCATGATCGCTACTGCACGTTCACTCGAAGGTGGTGTAGGTAAACCTGAACTACCAAATGCAGAACTTCTAGGGCGCTATACCGCGAAAAACATCTACTTCCCGCACACTCAGCTTGTACAAAATATTCGTCGCCATCAACCTGATTTATTGCTATTCGTTGGCGATCAGCTTTACGAAACACGTCCAACGCTAAAAGATGCGGGTAAGGCTCCCGTACTCGATTACTTGTACAAGTGGTATCTCTGGTATTGGTCTTTCCGCGATCTTACGCGTAATACACCTACAATCGTTTTAGTAGACGATCACGATGTTTTCCAAGGCAATATCTGGGGAGAAAGTGGTAAACCTGCTCCGAATAATAATGAAAATCGCGGCGGCTATGTCCACACAAGTTCTTTTGTCAATCTAGCACAGCGAACGCAATGCGGTCACAACCCAGATGCTTACGATCCGACGCCAGTGTTACAGAATATCAGTGTTTACTATGGTGCTTTTCGTTATGGTGGCGTTAGTTTTGCAATTTTAGAGGATCGCAAGTTTAAGACGGCAAGTACAACACAACCACCGGTACTCCTAGGAGAACGACAAGAAAAATTTTTAGCAGCTTGGGCGCAGGACAAACAAGGGGGACGGGCAAAGGTATGTATCACGCAGACTGTTTTCGGTTGCCTTTTAACTAATACAAATCGCAATCCTGAAATCAACTACGATTGTAACGGCTTTCCGCAAGCTGACAGGAATCGAGCGATCGCTCTTTTGCGCAATGCAGGTGCTTTAGTTGTCTCTGGCGATCAGCACCTAGCTAGCTTAGTACGACACGGAATCAATAATTTTACTGATGGTGTCGTGCAATTTTCTGGACCTGCAGGAGGTGCACTTTGGCAACGGTGGTTTCAACCTACTGGACTTTTAGCCAATGGTGGTTCTACTCCATACACAGGAGATTTTGTCGATGGATTTGGTAACAAAATGCGCGTCTTAGCCGTAGCGAATCCAAAAATTACCCAAAAATATCACGTAGATAATTCCTCTAGTAAGAGCCGCAACGTTGGTGACAGAAAGCTTAAAAGCGAAGGATATGGCATTATTCGCGTAAATGCAAACGAATATGTAATCGAGTGCTGGCCGTGGAATGTCGATCCTACCTCGAAGAATGCAAAGCAGTTTCCTGGCTGGCCATATCGTTTACCTTTCACTCAAGTTTAA
- a CDS encoding choice-of-anchor I family protein: MFLNGQREDVRTQETNLGNLSADANLATAREIDDTVVISIKNGGGIRASIGAIGSEEGDRVPPPANELTGKEAGEISQLDIENALRFNNELSLLTLTAEQLVEVIEYGVAASEPGATPGRFPQVAGVSFSFDSDLELGSRVQSLVVETAETPTIIVQDGELVADPEQTFRIVTLNFLADGSDGYPFDEFTSQNPELANRVDLTDLNLASGTATFADPGTEQDALAEYLLANFGEEPYDVADVDPGQDSRIQNLNERSDTVITPLIDASDAISLAPIGTYETGIFDESAAEIVQYDPGTQRLFVVNANQATVDVLDISDPTNIQALDSISSTAFGGIANSVTIFNGVIAIAVEDENTQLPGKAVFFDVDGNFLSSVEVGALPDMITFTPDGSKVLVANEGEPNDDYTIDPEGSVSIIDVSGGFENLTQDNVTTADFRAYNDRCAELIAAGVRIFGPNATVAQDLEPEYIQVSADSTTAWIALQENNALGVLDIASGEITDILPLGFKDHSLPGNGLDVSDRDGAINIANWSIYGMYQPDGFATYEVNGETYIVTANEGDARDYDGYSEEARIKDLVLDPVAFPMPLLV, from the coding sequence GTGTTTCTGAATGGACAAAGAGAAGATGTCCGTACGCAAGAAACAAATTTAGGCAATCTCTCTGCTGATGCCAATTTAGCGACTGCACGAGAAATTGATGACACGGTTGTTATTTCTATCAAAAATGGTGGTGGAATTCGTGCTTCTATTGGTGCTATCGGTTCAGAAGAAGGCGATCGCGTACCACCACCTGCAAATGAATTAACGGGTAAGGAAGCAGGAGAAATTTCCCAATTAGATATTGAGAATGCCTTACGCTTTAATAATGAACTCAGTTTATTGACTTTAACGGCTGAACAACTTGTTGAGGTTATTGAATACGGAGTTGCTGCAAGTGAACCAGGCGCTACTCCTGGTAGATTTCCGCAAGTCGCAGGAGTGAGTTTCAGTTTTGACTCTGATTTAGAACTAGGAAGTCGCGTGCAATCGCTGGTTGTGGAAACTGCTGAAACACCTACAATCATCGTTCAAGATGGTGAGTTAGTCGCTGACCCTGAACAAACTTTCCGTATTGTCACGCTCAACTTCCTCGCCGACGGTAGCGATGGCTACCCCTTTGATGAATTCACTAGTCAAAATCCTGAATTAGCAAATCGAGTTGATCTCACTGATTTAAATTTAGCTTCAGGAACTGCAACTTTCGCCGATCCTGGTACTGAACAAGATGCTTTAGCCGAATATCTCCTCGCCAATTTTGGAGAAGAACCCTATGATGTTGCAGATGTAGATCCTGGACAAGATAGCCGAATTCAGAACCTCAACGAACGCAGCGATACAGTTATTACACCCTTAATTGATGCTTCTGATGCGATTAGTTTAGCTCCCATCGGCACCTACGAAACAGGTATTTTCGATGAAAGCGCAGCCGAAATTGTCCAGTACGATCCTGGGACACAACGTCTGTTTGTTGTCAATGCTAATCAAGCTACAGTAGATGTTTTAGATATTAGCGATCCGACTAATATTCAAGCCCTTGATTCAATTTCTTCGACTGCTTTCGGTGGTATTGCTAACAGTGTGACGATTTTTAATGGAGTCATCGCAATAGCTGTAGAAGATGAGAACACACAACTACCTGGTAAGGCAGTTTTCTTTGATGTTGACGGTAACTTTTTAAGTTCTGTGGAAGTTGGGGCGTTACCTGACATGATTACCTTTACTCCTGATGGTAGTAAGGTATTAGTTGCGAATGAAGGGGAACCGAATGACGATTACACAATTGATCCTGAAGGTTCGGTAAGTATTATTGATGTCTCAGGTGGTTTTGAAAACCTCACACAAGATAACGTCACAACGGCTGATTTCAGGGCTTATAACGATCGCTGCGCAGAACTGATCGCTGCTGGCGTGCGCATTTTTGGACCTAATGCAACTGTCGCCCAAGATTTAGAACCTGAGTATATTCAAGTTTCAGCGGATTCTACAACCGCGTGGATTGCGCTGCAAGAAAACAATGCGCTAGGAGTACTTGATATTGCTTCTGGGGAAATTACCGATATTTTACCTTTGGGTTTCAAAGATCATAGTCTACCAGGCAATGGTTTAGATGTTAGCGATCGCGATGGTGCAATTAATATTGCTAACTGGTCGATCTACGGTATGTATCAGCCCGATGGTTTTGCAACGTATGAAGTTAACGGTGAAACTTACATTGTCACTGCAAATGAAGGTGACGCCCGCGATTACGATGGTTATAGCGAAGAAGCACGAATCAAAGATTTAGTTCTCGATCCTGTTGCTTTTCCTATGCCTTTATTGGTTTAG
- a CDS encoding pentapeptide repeat-containing protein, translating into MLATKSFIAPITLGFLGLVAGYLQQPQVVAQSSTQSQSAEVQQLLNTKQCPGCNLNGADLRDANLEEANLEEANLQGANLQSADLDKANLRQANLQQANLRDADLEEADLQGANLQGANLQGADLEEANLQNANFQNANLQNADLEDARLQGANFDGANLQGADLEGTILENRR; encoded by the coding sequence ATGCTAGCTACCAAAAGTTTTATTGCACCTATAACATTAGGTTTTTTAGGACTTGTTGCAGGATATCTACAACAACCTCAAGTTGTCGCTCAATCGTCAACACAGTCACAATCGGCTGAGGTGCAGCAGTTACTAAATACCAAACAATGCCCTGGATGTAACCTCAATGGTGCTGACTTGCGAGATGCAAATTTAGAAGAAGCAAATTTAGAAGAAGCAAATTTACAAGGAGCTAATCTTCAAAGTGCTGACTTAGATAAAGCAAATCTTCGGCAGGCAAATCTACAACAAGCTAACCTAAGAGATGCAGATCTAGAAGAAGCAGATTTACAGGGAGCTAATCTCCAAGGAGCTAATCTTCAAGGTGCTGACTTGGAAGAGGCTAATCTCCAAAATGCCAATTTCCAGAATGCCAACTTACAAAATGCAGATCTAGAAGATGCTCGTCTACAAGGAGCTAACTTTGATGGAGCAAATCTTCAAGGAGCCGACTTAGAAGGAACGATTCTGGAAAATAGAAGATAG
- a CDS encoding phospholipase D-like domain-containing protein, which translates to MAKRNLLVWLAGGVAGVTLLTFLFLYLRGAFRQEPEYNITASPTIEDPRFPLAVVSLTNALPTYGRMTGFWNNVDDIYAARNAAISSAQRSIRFETYFMTPGRRADEFAAALIERAQAGVEVQMLIDDYGTDTLPDEYWQQLRNAGVQVLFFRPFDWRAPLEYNSRTHRKLLIIDSQQVLIGGAGVSDDWDGDPDIDDTASWLEFEISYEGQIASLLEGNFFQNWAYMGGDLNLGSGTIPANPSEGEPLYVTNDTSTLSESTMRMLFQMSFLGAKERIWIGSPYFLPEGNTRAALIQARQKGVDVRVITMSGRNDKPIVRYAARENYEDLLAAGIQVCEYQPSMMHAKLALIDNSWVSTGSANFDPRSYFHNDELNISTSKQEVIENTATFLENSFNDSQCLTYSEWQQRPVTERIMGQLGLIFKPLL; encoded by the coding sequence ATGGCTAAAAGAAATTTACTCGTATGGCTTGCTGGAGGCGTTGCTGGAGTAACTTTATTGACATTCCTTTTTCTTTATCTGCGTGGGGCTTTTCGCCAAGAACCTGAATACAATATTACAGCGAGTCCAACGATTGAAGATCCGCGTTTCCCGCTTGCCGTTGTCAGTTTAACAAATGCTTTACCTACCTACGGTCGCATGACGGGGTTTTGGAACAATGTAGATGATATCTATGCTGCACGTAATGCTGCAATTAGTAGCGCTCAACGCTCAATTCGTTTTGAAACCTATTTTATGACTCCTGGTCGCCGCGCGGATGAATTCGCTGCGGCACTGATTGAACGGGCACAAGCAGGTGTAGAAGTTCAAATGCTAATTGATGACTATGGTACTGACACGCTACCTGATGAGTATTGGCAACAACTACGCAATGCTGGCGTACAAGTACTATTTTTCCGTCCCTTCGATTGGCGAGCGCCATTAGAGTATAATTCTCGAACTCATCGTAAATTATTGATTATTGACAGTCAACAAGTCTTAATTGGTGGTGCAGGAGTCTCAGATGATTGGGATGGCGATCCTGATATTGATGATACTGCGTCTTGGTTAGAGTTTGAGATAAGCTACGAAGGTCAAATTGCCAGTTTACTAGAAGGTAACTTTTTTCAAAACTGGGCATACATGGGTGGCGATCTTAACCTTGGATCGGGTACGATTCCTGCTAACCCCAGTGAAGGCGAGCCTTTATATGTAACTAATGATACCTCTACTTTAAGTGAATCTACCATGAGAATGCTCTTTCAGATGAGCTTTTTAGGAGCTAAAGAGCGAATTTGGATTGGTAGTCCTTACTTTTTACCAGAAGGGAATACTCGTGCTGCATTGATTCAAGCAAGACAAAAAGGTGTAGATGTGCGAGTCATTACAATGAGTGGCAGAAATGACAAACCCATAGTTCGTTATGCAGCGCGGGAAAACTACGAAGATTTGTTAGCAGCAGGTATACAAGTTTGTGAATACCAACCCAGTATGATGCACGCTAAGTTAGCACTGATTGATAATAGTTGGGTAAGTACTGGTAGCGCCAATTTTGATCCACGTAGCTACTTTCACAATGATGAGTTAAATATTTCCACTAGTAAGCAAGAAGTGATTGAGAATACTGCAACCTTTTTAGAAAATTCGTTCAATGATAGTCAATGCTTAACTTACTCAGAGTGGCAGCAACGACCTGTTACCGAAAGAATCATGGGGCAGCTGGGACTCATTTTTAAACCCTTGCTGTAA
- a CDS encoding MGH1-like glycoside hydrolase domain-containing protein: protein MTQEEIRLEENRTRKAYWRRWGPYLSERQWGTVREDYSSTGSAWDYFPHDHARSRAYRWGEDGIAGISDNHQRLCFAIALWNGNDAILKERIFGLTGSEGNHGEDVKEYYFYLDNTPSHAYMKCLYKYPQQAFPYAELVQENQRRGYHDPEFELLDTGIFDGNRYFDVFVEYAKNTDEDILIKIKVINRGSEEKNLHLLPTLWFRNTWSWEEDSQKPILKKVESESFDVIEAAHPTLGERWLYCTGATELLFTENETNYERLFGEPNTSPYVKDGINNYVVHGKKEAVNPDEVGTKVSPYYILNIEPGQEEVVYLRLCNTPDLTAPFGEEFDQIFETRQQEADDFYQRISPNVTDPDAQSVQRQAFAGLLWTKQFYHYVVEDWLKGDETQPTPNRTYERNKEWLHLFNDDILSMPDKWEFPWFAAWDLAFHVLPLAMIDPDFAKRQMDRLTREWYLHPNGQMPAYEWHFSDVNPPVHAWGTWRVYQIEKQIYGRADRDFLERVFQKLLLNFTWWVNRKDEEGNNVFQGGFLGLDNIGIFDRSSELPTGGQLDQSDGTSWMGMYCLNMLAIALELAKDNPPYEDIASKFFEHFLYIADAMNNVGGTDVHLWDDTDNFYYDVLQFPHNERVHLKVRSMVGLVPIFAVEVLEQATLNAFPGFKKRFEWFINNRSKLTGNIACMEAEGIGERRLLAIVNRGKLQLILQKMLDETEFLSDYGIRSLSKFHAENPYIFEVEGSQHRVDYEAAESTSGMFGGNSNWRGPIWFPMNFLIIESLQKYHNYLGDEFTVEYPTGSGNSMNLEEITTELSQRLMQIFLQNSSQRRPVFGGIEKFQNDPHWQNWILFHEYFNGDNGAGLGANHQTGWTGLVADLIHQAYQQGSSPTKRSQKSLKASVIDT from the coding sequence ATGACTCAAGAAGAAATCAGACTGGAAGAAAACCGCACTCGTAAAGCTTACTGGAGACGTTGGGGACCGTACTTAAGCGAACGGCAGTGGGGAACAGTGCGTGAAGATTACAGCTCTACTGGTTCAGCTTGGGACTATTTTCCCCACGATCATGCTCGCTCCCGTGCTTACCGTTGGGGTGAAGATGGTATTGCCGGAATTTCGGATAATCACCAGCGGTTGTGTTTTGCGATCGCACTATGGAATGGCAATGACGCGATCCTTAAAGAACGCATTTTTGGTTTAACAGGATCTGAAGGCAATCACGGTGAGGATGTTAAAGAGTATTACTTTTACCTTGATAATACTCCCTCTCATGCTTATATGAAGTGTTTGTACAAATATCCACAGCAGGCTTTTCCTTATGCCGAATTAGTACAAGAAAACCAGCGCCGTGGGTATCACGATCCTGAATTTGAGTTACTTGATACAGGAATATTTGATGGCAATCGCTATTTTGATGTCTTTGTAGAATATGCAAAGAATACTGATGAAGATATCTTAATTAAAATCAAAGTTATCAACCGTGGTTCGGAAGAAAAAAATCTCCACTTACTTCCAACCCTATGGTTTCGTAACACTTGGTCGTGGGAAGAAGACAGTCAAAAACCAATTTTAAAGAAAGTTGAATCAGAATCTTTTGATGTAATTGAAGCAGCGCATCCAACATTAGGTGAGAGATGGCTGTATTGTACAGGAGCAACCGAACTTTTATTTACTGAAAATGAAACTAATTATGAAAGATTATTTGGTGAACCTAATACATCACCTTATGTAAAAGATGGCATAAATAATTATGTTGTTCATGGTAAAAAAGAAGCCGTCAACCCCGATGAAGTAGGTACAAAAGTTTCCCCTTACTACATCTTAAATATTGAGCCAGGACAAGAAGAAGTTGTCTATTTACGACTCTGTAATACTCCTGATTTAACAGCACCTTTTGGCGAAGAATTCGATCAGATTTTTGAAACACGCCAACAAGAAGCTGATGATTTTTATCAGCGTATTTCTCCCAATGTTACCGATCCAGATGCGCAGAGCGTACAACGTCAAGCTTTTGCTGGTTTACTTTGGACAAAGCAGTTTTATCACTACGTTGTTGAGGACTGGTTAAAAGGTGATGAAACACAGCCTACGCCAAATAGAACTTACGAAAGAAACAAAGAATGGCTGCATCTATTTAATGATGACATTCTTTCGATGCCTGACAAGTGGGAATTTCCTTGGTTTGCCGCTTGGGATTTAGCTTTTCATGTCTTACCACTAGCAATGATCGATCCGGATTTTGCCAAGCGTCAAATGGATCGACTCACACGCGAATGGTATCTACACCCTAACGGACAAATGCCAGCTTATGAATGGCATTTTAGTGATGTGAATCCGCCTGTTCATGCATGGGGTACTTGGCGCGTCTATCAAATCGAGAAACAAATTTATGGACGTGCAGACAGAGATTTTCTAGAGCGTGTTTTTCAGAAATTACTGTTAAATTTTACCTGGTGGGTAAACCGTAAAGACGAAGAAGGCAACAATGTTTTTCAAGGTGGTTTTTTAGGATTAGATAACATCGGGATTTTTGATCGAAGTTCAGAACTACCTACAGGGGGACAACTCGATCAATCTGATGGTACAAGTTGGATGGGGATGTATTGTTTAAATATGTTGGCGATCGCCCTTGAATTAGCCAAAGATAATCCCCCCTATGAAGATATTGCTAGTAAGTTTTTTGAACACTTTCTCTACATTGCTGATGCAATGAATAATGTTGGTGGTACTGATGTACATTTGTGGGATGACACCGATAATTTCTACTACGATGTCCTCCAATTTCCTCATAATGAGCGAGTACATCTTAAAGTACGCTCTATGGTTGGACTTGTACCTATCTTTGCTGTAGAAGTTCTAGAACAAGCAACGTTAAATGCTTTTCCTGGCTTCAAAAAGCGATTTGAATGGTTTATTAATAATCGTTCCAAGCTGACAGGAAATATTGCTTGTATGGAAGCTGAAGGAATCGGGGAAAGGCGATTACTGGCAATTGTTAATCGGGGTAAATTACAATTAATTCTGCAAAAAATGTTGGATGAAACCGAGTTTTTGAGTGATTACGGTATTCGTTCTCTTTCTAAGTTCCATGCAGAAAATCCCTACATTTTTGAAGTAGAAGGTTCTCAACATCGCGTAGATTACGAAGCTGCGGAGTCTACTAGCGGGATGTTTGGGGGAAATTCTAATTGGCGCGGCCCTATTTGGTTTCCCATGAATTTTTTAATTATCGAGTCGCTACAAAAATATCACAATTATTTAGGAGATGAATTCACCGTCGAGTATCCCACAGGTTCAGGTAATAGTATGAACCTTGAAGAGATTACAACCGAATTATCTCAACGGTTAATGCAAATTTTCCTCCAAAATTCATCACAGCGTAGACCTGTTTTTGGCGGTATAGAGAAGTTTCAAAATGATCCGCATTGGCAAAACTGGATTTTATTCCATGAATACTTTAATGGAGATAATGGTGCTGGACTTGGGGCTAATCACCAAACAGGGTGGACCGGTTTAGTTGCTGACTTAATTCATCAAGCATATCAACAAGGCTCATCTCCAACTAAGCGATCGCAAAAATCGCTCAAAGCATCAGTAATTGATACGTAG
- a CDS encoding mechanosensitive ion channel family protein produces MGKRKQADRRIHIFVFVTSLILVRSHIGLAQDIPIIETPPAPTETSIDGLFFADVLVRGRPIFQVGSLPELSATERAQIINRRIASVLARSQAIGTVTVQTSPQRNIATLQVNNRVLMTVTQQDAEDFGVSVEELAQQWAIALNQAFDQPPLAIDVVQRVEITMRELVRDIIDNLPSIIGGLIIVVLTWTIARGVRQVAYSWAQRTEGDRSTEILIAKLGYGGVWVGGSIIALGVLGLDFTALLGTLGLTTVAIGFSLRDILGNYISGVILLAARPFRLGDQVVIKEFEGTITQIQLRATTIQTYDGRMVYVPNQEVFQASITNNTASSVRRSSVIVGIDYAADINTAKQIIRDAVLTINGVEVSQPLEILIRELAPSTVNIEVRFWVNSRRMAFLEATSQVAQVIKESLMNAGIELPTDIYTLEFRNSLPILHQRQHQNTLTKQHNGQAEE; encoded by the coding sequence ATGGGCAAACGCAAACAAGCTGATAGGCGAATACACATTTTCGTGTTTGTAACTAGCTTGATATTAGTCAGAAGTCATATTGGTTTAGCCCAAGACATTCCTATAATTGAAACTCCTCCTGCACCGACAGAAACTTCTATAGATGGATTATTTTTTGCAGATGTTTTAGTACGCGGTAGACCAATATTTCAAGTAGGTAGCTTACCAGAACTCAGCGCGACAGAACGTGCCCAAATTATCAATCGCCGCATTGCCAGTGTTTTAGCGCGATCGCAAGCGATAGGAACTGTTACTGTACAAACGAGTCCCCAACGCAATATCGCGACACTACAGGTGAATAACCGCGTATTGATGACAGTAACGCAGCAAGATGCAGAAGATTTTGGTGTCTCTGTTGAAGAATTGGCGCAACAGTGGGCGATCGCACTTAATCAAGCCTTTGATCAGCCACCATTAGCAATTGATGTTGTCCAGCGCGTTGAAATAACGATGCGGGAATTAGTCCGCGATATTATTGATAATTTGCCCTCGATTATTGGTGGTTTAATTATTGTGGTATTGACATGGACGATTGCCCGTGGAGTACGACAAGTTGCTTACAGCTGGGCGCAACGCACTGAAGGCGATCGCAGTACTGAAATCCTCATTGCTAAATTAGGATATGGTGGAGTGTGGGTAGGTGGTTCTATCATTGCCCTGGGAGTTTTAGGTCTCGATTTTACTGCGCTACTTGGAACTTTAGGACTAACCACAGTTGCAATTGGTTTTAGCTTGAGAGATATTCTCGGTAATTATATTTCTGGTGTCATTTTACTTGCAGCGCGGCCATTTCGGCTCGGCGATCAAGTAGTTATTAAAGAATTTGAAGGCACAATTACTCAAATTCAACTCCGTGCGACTACTATTCAAACTTATGATGGACGCATGGTATATGTTCCTAATCAAGAAGTCTTTCAAGCTAGCATTACTAATAATACAGCTTCCTCAGTTCGCCGGAGTTCAGTGATCGTTGGTATTGATTATGCTGCGGATATTAATACAGCAAAACAGATTATTAGAGATGCTGTTTTGACAATCAATGGTGTAGAAGTTAGTCAACCGCTAGAAATCTTGATTCGCGAACTCGCGCCAAGTACTGTAAATATTGAAGTTCGCTTTTGGGTAAATTCGCGGCGTATGGCTTTTTTAGAAGCAACGTCGCAGGTTGCACAAGTCATTAAAGAGTCATTGATGAATGCGGGAATAGAGTTACCAACAGATATTTATACTCTAGAATTTCGTAATTCTTTACCGATTTTGCATCAAAGACAACATCAAAATACATTAACAAAACAGCACAATGGACAAGCAGAGGAATAA
- a CDS encoding calcium-binding protein — MTYDITDPTSPEFVQYINNRDFSGDPAEGTAGDLGAEGIIFISAEDSPNGKPLVVTANEVSGTTTVFEITVKGDGTPEPTGELFFGTEADDELFANISDTVFAGAGNDIVDASSGGGGNRLYGDEGNDTLISGTGDYASRSARGDRLFGGDGDDVLFAVQGDNLLNGGAGIDQFWIAYNGLPKSVNTITDFQVSTDIIGIGGLSEVRRFSDLILTQDGADTLINATDTNLAVLRGIQATSLDSNSFVFA, encoded by the coding sequence ATGACTTACGATATTACCGATCCGACATCCCCAGAATTTGTCCAGTACATCAATAACCGCGATTTCAGTGGCGATCCAGCAGAGGGTACCGCAGGCGATCTTGGTGCAGAGGGGATCATCTTTATTTCTGCTGAAGATAGTCCGAATGGTAAGCCTTTAGTTGTCACGGCCAACGAAGTGAGTGGAACAACGACTGTTTTTGAAATTACAGTCAAAGGTGACGGTACTCCTGAACCTACTGGAGAACTCTTTTTTGGTACAGAAGCCGATGATGAGTTGTTTGCAAATATCAGCGATACCGTCTTTGCTGGTGCAGGTAATGATATCGTTGACGCTTCCAGTGGTGGCGGTGGTAATCGATTGTATGGCGATGAGGGTAACGATACTTTAATTAGCGGTACAGGCGATTATGCTTCGCGTAGCGCCAGAGGCGATCGCTTATTCGGTGGTGATGGAGATGATGTTTTATTTGCGGTACAAGGCGATAATCTCTTGAATGGTGGTGCAGGTATCGATCAGTTTTGGATTGCTTACAATGGATTACCTAAGAGCGTCAACACGATTACTGATTTTCAAGTTAGTACAGATATCATCGGTATCGGTGGACTATCGGAAGTAAGACGCTTCAGCGACCTCATCCTGACTCAAGACGGTGCTGATACACTAATTAATGCTACAGATACAAACTTAGCTGTACTTAGAGGCATTCAAGCAACTTCGCTTGACAGCAATAGTTTTGTGTTTGCTTAG